Proteins from a genomic interval of Nasonia vitripennis strain AsymCx chromosome 3, Nvit_psr_1.1, whole genome shotgun sequence:
- the LOC116416778 gene encoding uncharacterized protein LOC116416778 isoform X1, translating to MAEALNIDDFVLLEHDECVYDKSLNDLEKVSSESSGEKEKLEEPLENTTEEDLDNPEAIQNEVVFDTVNYPSRQENAEGPLVNDCVVSNKSELQDENEQGEHENWQRLVRDIKHGGPHSLN from the exons ATGGCTGAAGCGTTAAATATCGACGATTTTGTGCTCTTAGAGCACGACGAATGTGTTTACGATAAGAGTCTGAATGACTTAGAAAAGGTGTCATCCGAGTCAtcaggagagaaagaaaagctcGAGGAACCGCTAGAGAACACCACGGAAGAAGATTTGGACAATCCGGAGGCGATTCAGAACGAAGTTGTGTTCGACACGGTAAATTATCCG AGTAGACAGGAAAATGCAGAGGGGCCCTTAGTTAACGACTGTGTTGTAAGCAACAAGAGCGAGCTGCAAGACGAGAATGAGCAAGGGGAACACGAAAACTGGCAACGACTGGTGCGAGATATTAAACACGGGGGGCCTCACTCcttaaattaa
- the LOC116416778 gene encoding uncharacterized protein LOC116416778 isoform X2: MAEALNIDDFVLLEHDECVYDKSLNDLEKVSSESSGEKEKLEEPLENTTEEDLDNPEAIQNEVVFDTSRQENAEGPLVNDCVVSNKSELQDENEQGEHENWQRLVRDIKHGGPHSLN, translated from the exons ATGGCTGAAGCGTTAAATATCGACGATTTTGTGCTCTTAGAGCACGACGAATGTGTTTACGATAAGAGTCTGAATGACTTAGAAAAGGTGTCATCCGAGTCAtcaggagagaaagaaaagctcGAGGAACCGCTAGAGAACACCACGGAAGAAGATTTGGACAATCCGGAGGCGATTCAGAACGAAGTTGTGTTCGACACG AGTAGACAGGAAAATGCAGAGGGGCCCTTAGTTAACGACTGTGTTGTAAGCAACAAGAGCGAGCTGCAAGACGAGAATGAGCAAGGGGAACACGAAAACTGGCAACGACTGGTGCGAGATATTAAACACGGGGGGCCTCACTCcttaaattaa